A window of Bacteroidota bacterium genomic DNA:
GCGGCGGTCGCGCCCGAGGTGCTGTTCTGGCTGCCCACGACGAGCGAGGCCCCGCCGCGCGCCCTCCACCTCGCCGCCGACGCCCTCGTGATGCCGGGCATGCGGTGGACGCTCCGCGCCGAAGCCTTCGCCCGCTGGGAGAGCCGGCTCCTCGCCCTCGACGCGCCGGCGCTGCAAGGCCCGGGCCCGGTTCGGGACGTAGCCACCGCCGTCGCTCCCGCAAGCGGCCGAACCCTCGGCGCAGGTCTCCGGCTCGAGTACGAGGGAGACCGGGTGCGGTCGAGCGCGAGCTACAGCGCGGAGCACGCCCGGCGCACTGTGCCCGGGCGCTACGACGGTCGGCGCGTGGCGACGCCGTGGACGGTCCCCCACCGCCTCGGCCTCGACGCCGACGTGCGGCTCGGACGCGGCCTCGGCGTGCGTGGCAGCGGGCAGGCGCTCCTCGGCCGCTCGTGGGGCTACCGCGGCGCGTACTACGACTACCTCCCAGCCGCCTCGGGCCTCGTCGCCGAAGAGTTCCGGGACACGCTCGGCGCGCCGGAGCAGGACAGGCTGCCGGCGGCGCTGCGGCTCGACCTCGGCGTCTACCTCGCCCGCCGCGTCGGGCCAGCCTGGGTTCGCCTGGACCTCGGCCTCCTCGACGCCCTCGACGGCGGCGACGTGTACGACTGGAGCCGGAGCACGCTCGGCGCGGGCGGGGTGCCCGTCGAGCGCGGGGTGCCGGGCCGCCGCTGGAGCGCCCAACTCCGGGTTCAGTTCTGAGCAGGAAACGGGGAGGTCAGCGCGTCGGTCGCGCCGGCGACTGGTCATCCGCTCGCGCCTGGGGTCTGGGGAGATAGACAGGGCCCTCCCCTCTGGCCGGTCTCGCCTCCCTCTCCCTACTCACCTCAACGCTATCTCCATGCGACACGCTACGCTGGTCCTCTTCGCGCTCGTCTGCGCCCTCACGCTCGGCCTCGCCGCCGGCCCGGCGCATGCTCAACTCTTCAGCGCCTACGCCGAGGGCGCGACCAACCCCAACGCCTGGCTGACCGACGTCACTGACGGCAGCTTCGCCGAGTTCGACAGCCCGTCCGCGAACGCCGTCGCCGACGACGAGGTCAACCGCCGGATCTACTACGTCATCGAAGGGGGCACCCTCTCCGACATGCGGCTCGCCTACCTCCCGGTCTCGGAGAGCGGGGACTTTCTGGACCCCGTCGGCATCGGGCTCATGTTCGACCAGGACGGGCTGCGGCTCAACCGGACCGTCGGGCTCGCCTTCGGCAACGGCGTCCTCTACGCGGCCAACTCAGGTCCGGGCAGCGGCGGTGCCCCGCGCGGTCTCTACCGGGTCGACCCTGGGAGCGGCGACGCGACGTTCCTCTTCGACCCCACGTTCCAGAACGAACCGGTCGTCTTCCGCGGTCTCGGCTTCAACGATGTCGACGGGTTGCTCTACGGCGTCAGCGCGCTCGGCGACGGGTCCTCGCTGTTCGCCGTCGACCTCGGCACGGGGAGCGTCACCGAAGTCGTCGACCTCGCCGAGGCGCCGGGCTCGTTCGAGGGCTTCGACGGGGTCGGCATCGGCGGCAACCGGGCCTACCTCACCTTCGGCCCGAGCGCGGTGAATATCCAGGTCTACAACCTCGGGACGGGGCTGTTCGAGAACCCGCTGCCGAACCCGCCGCGCGGCGAGAACGGGTCGGGCGGCGCGACCTACGCGTCGTTCCTCGGGCTGACCGGACTCACCTTTGAGGCCTCGGCTACAAGCCCGCTCACGGTCGCCCCCGGCGGCTCGGTCTCGTTCGACTTCACCGTCACGAACGCCACCGGCAGCAGCCTCTTCGGCGACTTCTTTTTCACGGCCCAGACGGCTAGCGGCACCACGGCGACCGAGGGCCGGATCGTCGCCGCCCGCACGCTGCCGGACGGGGCAACGGCGCAGGGGAGCTACACCCAGCGCGTCCCCGGCAACGCACCGCCGGGCACCTACACCTACCGGCTGCGGATCGGGACCTTCCCCACGACGACGGTTGCCGAGGAGGTCTTCACCGTGACTGTGACGGGGGCAGCCCGTGCGGGCGACGATGCGGCGTGGCTGGTCGAGGACGCGGCGCTGCACCTGCAGCAGACGGAAGCAGCGCCCACCGCTCGTTCGAGCGCCGTGGCAGTCCAGCTTAGGGCCTATCCCAACCCGTTCACCGGGCGCACCACGGTCGGCTTCACCGTGCCCGAGGCCGGGCCCGCCCGCGTCGCGGTCTTCGACGTGCTCGGCCGCGAGGTTGCTATGCTCGCTGACGGGCCGCTGGCAGCCGGTCAGCACGAGGTCGTGCTCGACGGGGCGGCGCTGCCGAGCGGGGTGTACGTCGTGCGCCTCACGACGGAGAGCCAGACGCTGACCCGGCGCGTGACGCTGATCCGCTAGACGCCCCGCGCCCTTCACACGCTCAACTCTCCTCCCCTGCACCCAATCTTCGGCTCACCATGCACCGCTCCACCTCCCCCTTCGTCCCTGCGCGCCGCTTCGCGCGCGTCTCCGCTCTGGTCCTCGCCTTCTTCGGGGGCGGCCTCCAGGCCCAGTCCATCTCCTTCGGCGATGCCG
This region includes:
- a CDS encoding T9SS type A sorting domain-containing protein; amino-acid sequence: MRHATLVLFALVCALTLGLAAGPAHAQLFSAYAEGATNPNAWLTDVTDGSFAEFDSPSANAVADDEVNRRIYYVIEGGTLSDMRLAYLPVSESGDFLDPVGIGLMFDQDGLRLNRTVGLAFGNGVLYAANSGPGSGGAPRGLYRVDPGSGDATFLFDPTFQNEPVVFRGLGFNDVDGLLYGVSALGDGSSLFAVDLGTGSVTEVVDLAEAPGSFEGFDGVGIGGNRAYLTFGPSAVNIQVYNLGTGLFENPLPNPPRGENGSGGATYASFLGLTGLTFEASATSPLTVAPGGSVSFDFTVTNATGSSLFGDFFFTAQTASGTTATEGRIVAARTLPDGATAQGSYTQRVPGNAPPGTYTYRLRIGTFPTTTVAEEVFTVTVTGAARAGDDAAWLVEDAALHLQQTEAAPTARSSAVAVQLRAYPNPFTGRTTVGFTVPEAGPARVAVFDVLGREVAMLADGPLAAGQHEVVLDGAALPSGVYVVRLTTESQTLTRRVTLIR